The genomic DNA AACTGTGCTCTGCCAGCTTTGCCGATCTACTCGCCGAGTAGCTCCGGATAATCGTTGGATACGCTGCCCACAGCCTTGTCGGCGGGGTGGGTGTGGAAGCCACGCAGGGGCGTAGGCAAGAGCAGCTCAGCAGCCTCTTCGGGGCTCCCCTCCAGCCAGGTACGCATTTCTTCGGCCGCCAAGAAGCGTGGCAGGCGGTGGTGCAGCCACTCCATTTCCTCCGTAGCTGCAGTGGTGACAATCGTGGCAGACAGGCGGTCTAGGCCGGTGTCCCACAGGCCTGCCGCCCACAACAGGCCCTCTTCCGCACGGACGAAATAGGGCTGCTTGCCGCCTTCTTCCTGGTGCCATTCGTAGTAGCCGTTCATGGGGATAAGGCAGCGCTGCCCTTTAAAGGCATGCCGGAAGGAGGGTTTGGTGGCCACCGTTTCCGCCCGGGCGTTAAACAGCGGCGGCCCCTCAAGGTCCTTCTTCCAGTGCGGCAGCAGTGCCCACCGCGCAGGGTCGATTTGGGCGAGACTTTCACGCACACGCACGATGGCCACCGGCTGTGTGGGCGCGATATTATAGCGCGGGCCTGGAGTGCCTTGTGGGGCATGGACCTCTGTGACTCCGGGCAGCGCTCCCACTTCATCGAGAAGGGACTCGGTAAAAAGAACGAATCTTCCGCACATGCCCTCTATTATGGACGATATGTCTCAACCTTGGTCCGCCCCGCAAGCGGCAGGCCCCATTGCGTGGGCCCAGCACGTGCCGGGCTCGAAGTCTATTACCAACCGCGCCTTCATTCTGGCCGCGTTGGCCGATGGCCCTTCTACCCTGCGCGCGCCGCTCGTCTCGCGCGATTCGCAGCTGATGGAAAAGGCGCTGGAGTCTATGGGCGCGCGCTTCGAGCACGATGGCGAGGATATCCACGTCACCCCAGGCCCGCTTAAGGGTGCCACGGTCGATTGCGGCTTGGCCGGCACGGTCATGCGCTTTATCCCACCGGTAGCTGCCTTGGCGGACGGCGCCGTGCTTGTCGACGGCGACCAGCAGGCCTACGCCCGCCCCATGTCCACCACTCTGGACGCGCTGCGCCAGCTGGGCGTAGAGGTAGACGGCGATAGTCTGCCTTTTAGCGTGCGCTCGCACGGAGTGCCGGAAGGCGGCGAGGTCACTATCGACGCCTCTGGCTCCTCGCAGTTCCTCTCCGGACTTTTGCTGGCCGGTGCGCGCTTTGCACAGGGCATTTCCGTCACCCACGAGGGCGGTCCCCTGCCCTCCATGCCGCACGTGGAGATGACCGTAGGCATGCTGCGGCAAGCCGGCGTACGCGTAGATTCCGGCGAGAATACCTGGACCGTGCATCCTGGCCCGATTGCCGGGCGGGATTGGGCAATCGAGCCGGACCTGTCCAATGCCACACCGTTCCTTGCCGCCGCTGCCGTCACCGGCGGTCGTGTGACCGTCAAACGCTGGCCTGCGAATACCACTCAGCCGGGCGACGCTATTCGCCATATTTTGGTGGATATGGGCGTCATGGTCACCCAAGAGCCGGGCTTTGTCACCGCAAAGGGCACCAAGGGCGGCGCGCTGCAGGGCATCGCGCGCAATATGGGTGATATCGGCGAGCTGACCCCCACCGTCGCAGCGCTTTGTGCCCTGGCAGAAACCCCCTCTACGCTCACCGGCATTGCGCACCTGCGCGGCCATGAAACGGACCGTCTCAAGGCGTTGGCGGATAATATCAATGCCCTAGGCGGCAAGGTCGCCGAGCTTGCCGACGGCCTGCACATCGACCCCGCACCTCTCCACGGCGGCGAGTGGCCGTGCTACGCGGACCACCGCATGGCCACCGCGGGAGCCATCATCGGCCTGAAGGTGCCGGGCATAGAGATAGAGGATATATCTACCACCGCAAAGACGCTGCCTGGCTTCGACCGCATGTGGGAGACCATGTTGAACCCCGAGCAACAGGAGAGCAATGGCTAGGCGTTTTGGTTCCTTTGATGAATCCGATGTGCGCGTGCGCCCCGGCAAGGGGTCGCGGCCGCGCACGAAAGAACGCCCCAAGCACAAGAATGCCAAGTTTGGCATGGTCGTTACCAAGGACCGAGGGCGCTGGGGCGTCGCGCTAGATGATGGCCCACGCGTTACCGCAATGCGCGCCCGCCAGCTAGGCCGCACCGCCATCGAGGTGGGCGACCGCGTCGGCGTCGTAGGCGATACCTCCGGTAAGAAAGACACCCTAGCGCGCATAGTGAAACTCGAAGAGCGCACCTCCGTCCTCCGGCGCACGGCCGATGACACCGACCCTTATGA from Corynebacterium tuberculostearicum includes the following:
- a CDS encoding SOS response-associated peptidase, with product MCGRFVLFTESLLDEVGALPGVTEVHAPQGTPGPRYNIAPTQPVAIVRVRESLAQIDPARWALLPHWKKDLEGPPLFNARAETVATKPSFRHAFKGQRCLIPMNGYYEWHQEEGGKQPYFVRAEEGLLWAAGLWDTGLDRLSATIVTTAATEEMEWLHHRLPRFLAAEEMRTWLEGSPEEAAELLLPTPLRGFHTHPADKAVGSVSNDYPELLGE
- the aroA gene encoding 3-phosphoshikimate 1-carboxyvinyltransferase is translated as MPSIMDDMSQPWSAPQAAGPIAWAQHVPGSKSITNRAFILAALADGPSTLRAPLVSRDSQLMEKALESMGARFEHDGEDIHVTPGPLKGATVDCGLAGTVMRFIPPVAALADGAVLVDGDQQAYARPMSTTLDALRQLGVEVDGDSLPFSVRSHGVPEGGEVTIDASGSSQFLSGLLLAGARFAQGISVTHEGGPLPSMPHVEMTVGMLRQAGVRVDSGENTWTVHPGPIAGRDWAIEPDLSNATPFLAAAAVTGGRVTVKRWPANTTQPGDAIRHILVDMGVMVTQEPGFVTAKGTKGGALQGIARNMGDIGELTPTVAALCALAETPSTLTGIAHLRGHETDRLKALADNINALGGKVAELADGLHIDPAPLHGGEWPCYADHRMATAGAIIGLKVPGIEIEDISTTAKTLPGFDRMWETMLNPEQQESNG